From the Edaphobacter bradus genome, the window AAAAGGGCTGCCCCGAGCAGCCCTTTTCCTTTGCCCAAAATTTAAGGAATTGACGCTACTCGCCGACCCGACTACTCTGGGCTCCCTCCCAGACAGGTCAGGTGTAAACATGCGCAGAGTTGGAGTACTCCAGGACTGGGCATCTCAATTCGCAGCTCCGATCAGAGGTTTCCTGTGCTGGACGTTTGCACTCGCCGCCTTTGTATTCCTTAGAGGAACGCTGCACATACTTTCCGATATTTGGCACCCATCTCATGCGGCGCCCAGTGTCGGGTGGAGAATAGCCCACAAAGCCATAGGTCTGTCGCTTCCCGTGCTGGCCGTTGTCTTTGCAATGGCGTGGTGGACTGTTTGGAGACGGAGGCCCTCGGCGAGGGGATGGGCGCTTGCTGCGAGCCTGGTGAATGTCCTGTTCGGTTGCATGATGTTCTACTTTGCGGGACGCGCCTTCTGGCAAGGAACTGTGCTTCAGCTGACTTTGGGAGTTGCCGGGCTAGTCGTATTCTCGCCCCGCAACCTCACGGCCAGGCTCGCCCAAAAAACTCCTGTGCTGCCGCCCATTCCAGGTGACGGAACCAATGCTCTCCTCGACAAGATGATTTGGATATTCGGACTCGCCGGATACCTCGCAGCCGCCAAGTGGTGGGTGCGCTGGGCCCATTCCGAGGGTCTTGCGAGGTCCTATCGTCCTGGGTCTTACCTCGAACTCCTGCTTGCTCTTTTAGTCGTAACTTTAGTGCACGAGCTTGGTCATACCATCGTGGGCAAGGCCCTCGGAATGAAGCTTCGCGGTTTTGTCGTCGGGCCCTTCGACTGGCACATTCGCGAGGGCAAATGGGAGTTTCGCTTCCTTCCCGCAAAGATCTTTGCATTGGACGGTGCGACTGGTGTCGTTCCCACAACTCTGGAGCACTTTCGCTCCCACCAACTCTGCATGATTGCGGCTGGTCCGGCGGCGAGCCTCATCGGCGGCCTCCTCGCGCTCGGCGCCGCCCTCACCGCGCCGGGAAACTCCTGGGAGCCCGCCTGGCACTTTCTCGCCCGCATCGCCACTCTCTCCCTGCTCGCCTCCATCCTCAACCTCATTCCCTTCCGGGCTAAAAACTCGTACTCCGATGGCGCGCAGATCTACCAGCTCCTGTCGAAAGGTCCATGGGGCGACTACCACCGCGCGCTCTCCATTGTCGCTTCCACCCTCGTCACGCCGCTGCGCCCCCGCGATTACGACATCGAAGCGATCCAGCGGGCAGCCGCCTGCATTGCACAAGGACAACGAGGGCTGCTTCTGCGTCTCCATGCTTCTTCGTACTATCTTGATCGCGGCCAGATTACCGAGGCCACACAGTCGCTGGCCGAGGCGGAAGCAATCTATCGGGACTCCGCCCAGAACATCTCAGCCGAATTGCACACCGCGTTCGTCTTCCGCACAGCTTTTCTGCGGCGCGACGCCGCCGCTGCGCGCCTCTGGTGGCAGCGCATGGAAGCCAAAAATCCGACTCGCTTCAATGTCGATTACTGGCTGGCTCGCAGCGCACTCTGCTGGGTCGAACACCATCTCGATGAAGCACAGGAAGCGTGGCACAAAGCCTTCGCGTTGGCGCAGCAGCTACCGAAGGCCGGAGCTTACGAATACGACCGCTATCGCGCCACACTGTTGTGGCGGGCCTTGGATCAGTCCCTTTCAGCCCGCCTGACCCAGGACCAGCCCACAACAACGCGATGAGGGAGCAAGCGAAGAACTGCCGCGGGCAGCCCTCATCCTTTGCCTGGAACCCTTTCCAAGTCGATATTGCGCAGCCCGAGTGCGACCTATAAGCTTCTTCCTGCTATTCCACACCGAAGAGGGCCCACAGAACATTGTCACCGTAACGGAGTACTCTCTATGAGCTTCACTCGGCGCACCTTCATCCAGCGCATGGCACAGATCGGCGGCTACTCCGCCGCCTTCGCTACCATGCAGGCCCTCGGACTCATCCCCCCGGTCGGCGCATCTCCGCTTCCACAGCTCCCCGCCGACTTCGGCAAGGGAAAGAAAGTCGTCATCCTCGGCGCAGGAATCGCCGGCCTTGTCTCCGCCTACGAGCTCCGCAGAGCCGGCTTCGAATGCACCATCCTCGAAGCCCGCAACCGCCCCGGCGGCCGCTCCTGGTCCGTCCGCAACGGCACTAAGGTCGAGTTCACCGACGGCACTGTCCAGACCTGCGACTGGCAGAGCGGCGGCTATTTCAACCCCGGACCCGCCCGCATCCCCTCCATCCACACCCATCTCCTCGGATACTGCCAGGAGCTGGGTGTCCCCCTCGAAGTCGAGGTCAACACCTCCCGCTCCGCCTTGATGCAGGCCGACGTTCTCAATGGAGGAACGGCCGTCCAGCAGCGTCAGGTCGTCTACGACACGCGCGGCTACCTCGCCGAGCTCCTCGCCAAAGCCATCAACAAGCACACCCTCGACGACGAACTCTCAAAGGAAGACCTCGCCCGCCTCCTCGACTTCGTCCGCGACTTCGGCGACCTCAACAACAACGACCGCTACATCGGCACCACCCGCGCCGGCTTCACCACGCCTCCCGGCGCAGGCCCGGCACAGACGGTCTTGCACAAGCCGTTGAAGTTCACCGAGCTCCTCGCCGCCAACTTCTCCTTCGGCGAGTTCTACGAGGAGCAGATCGACTGGCAGGCCACAATGTTCCAGCCCATCGGCGGCATGGATCGCATCCCCTACGCCTTCGCGCGTGCGCTTCCGGCAGAGATCATCCTCTACGACTCTCCCGTCGCAGAGATCACTACCGGCGACAACAACGTTGTCATCGCCTACACCAGATCCGGCGCGCCCCAGACCCTCACCGCCGACTTCTGCATCTGCACCATGCCCATCTCCGTCCTTGCCCAGACAAAGAACAACTTCTCCCCCGAGACCCAGAAGGCCTTCACCGGCATGCCCTTGATCGCCCTCTACAAGATCGCCTGGGAGTCGCCACGCTTCTGGGAGAAGGAAAACAACATCTACGGCGGAATCTCCTTCCTCCACGACACCGTCGACCTCGTCTGGTACCCCACCGATAAGCTCTTCTCGCCTGCCGGGGTCCTGGTTGCCGGTTTCGGCTCCGAGCGCGAAGACACCGCTGGCACAGCCCGGGGGGGCACTTTCACGAGCAAGCCCACTCATTTCGGAGCTCTCTCCACGGAGGCCAAGCTCGAAGCCTCCCGCGCCGCCGTCGAAAAACTCCACCCCGGCCGCTCTCACCTTCTCACCAAACCCATCTACGTCAGTTGGTCGAAGATCCCCTATTCCCTCGGCTGCTTCGCCAACATCTACCTCGACAGCAGCGGCCCCGCGTATGCCCAGCTCGACAAGCCGCAGGGCCGCACCTACTTCGCCGGAGACTACCTCTCTCACCTCGTAGGCTGGCAGGAAGGCGCAATCCTCTCCGCCCACCACGCCATCGAACGCATCGCCAGACAAATCCAAACCTAGGTCATTTCGACGATGTTGCCGATCGATTCTGGGACCCGTGTTTTGTAGAACTCTTCAGCCCCTGAAAACCGCCGTCTCAGGATGATGGTTCATCCAGTCGAACCAGTAATCTTTGTTGGCGTCGATCTCCTTCAGGCATCGTCCCGCAAGCTTTCCATCCACCGCGCATCCTTGAAAGTTCCACCCACTCCCCGTCTCGGCATCCTGCATCACTCTGTCACCTTCGCCTCGGGCAAACGTAAGCTCCGCAGCCTCGAACACCCGAATGGAAGCTCCATCCGATCCCACCACAACCACCACCGGCGAATCCGCCACTTGATCCTGAATCAACTTTGCCGCCAGAATCGAGTCGATCGGGTAGGCCTTATTCTTCCCCGCCACCGTCACCCCCAGCATCAACTGATGCGGCCCAATTCCTGACTTTTTCGTATCCACCATCGCCGGAGTCTTCTCGACATAGCTTTCCCAGCCCTTCTTCTCATACTCCGGGACATACGGCGCATCCGGCTTCAGCACATCTCCCTGTGGCTGCTCCTTACGCCACAGCGCAAACGTTAGCTCGCTGCTGTGAATCAGATTCAGATGCCTCCCCTTCAACGGCCCAAAGATCGCCTCTCCCGTGCTCTGTTGCCAGACGCTGTGCGTCTCCTCATCGCGCATCAGTGCATTCCCATTGTTGATTCCCGCCAGCCGAAAATGCAGCCTCTTCCCATCAACCACGGGATCCCAGACCAGCCCCGTGTGGCACAGCGTGCAGTACGTCACCGTAATAGGCACTCCGCCCACTGTGTCATTCACGATATGGTGGTACCCCATCGTCAGAATCGGGTATGCGCGCGCATGCTCACCAAGCCGCACGGCCAGCACTCTGTCATCCGGAGCAACCGGTACCGTATCCGCACTCCCAAACGCCGGCGCATCGTACGGATGAAACATCTTCTCGAAGATATTCACATGCGTCAGGCAAGCTCCTGCGATTGCAATCATGCACAGACTGATCATCGCGATCCGAAACCACAGCCGTCTCAACCCTCCAGCAACTCTCTTCCACGACCAGATCGTCACCGCCACAAGCCACGCCACGCACAAACCCGAAATCCACGGCCCCGCATCGTGAAACCAAAGCGCCACGGTCAACGCCGTGGGATCCTGAGGACGAAACGGCCGGATCACATGCATCGGAATCCACACGCACGCCGCCGACACTAAGGCACACCCCAGTCCAAGCGCGAGCCACAACCACGTCCTCGTTCCTACCCTCTGCTCTTCCAATACCTGTGCCATCGATGCCTCGCTCCGATTTGATGTGCCCGGTTCAAATTACTTTGAAATCCTCTCGATGACCATTGCATGCGAACCGTTGCGGACATAGTCCTTCCCGGTGACCGTGACATGCTCACCCGCAAACGGCATCAACTTCGAGTTTTGAGAGGAGGAGGGCGTTTTACTGTCGATGGGGAGGAAAATGGTGCCGTCATCGCGAAGGATAACGAGTGGAGAACCATTCTTTGCACATGCCTTGGCACACGCCACGCCGATCGGCTTGTCGAGTCCCTTGGTATAGGCGCACGCCGAATCGATCACCCAACCGGAGACCGTGATATTTGCCCCCTGATCTGCCGCGACCGCGAAACAGGATACTCCGATGAAAGTTGATGCCAGGAACTTACGGTATGCGCCAATCATTCCATCACCTCCAGAGCGAAGTTTTCACTGACCGCCTATCTTAGGCTGAGCGCTCCACAATCACCATCAACCAAAAGATTGATTCGAGTGCCGCCTCTCGCGGAAAGTAAAAGAGCAGCCCTGACACCCGCTTCGATCACCACCGACACGCAACCATTGCCGGACGACACACATCCGGCAGTGGCCCAACGATGCGGGTGCAGTACAGGTGCGGGTACCCCAGAGCCTTCCTTGAGCGTGCCGAAGGGTCTCGATTCTCGAGACCCGGGTTTCGCACGATGCCAATGCTAAAGAAGTTCACCATAAGGAAGAGCACGCGTCATGAAACGCGCGCTCTTCCTTCTTAACTTAGATTTGAGCAACTCCGCCATCGACAAATAACTCGATCCCTGAGACATAGCTGGCTTCATCCGAAGCCAGGAAAGAAACAGCCTTGGCGATCTCGTCCGGGTCTCCCATGCGGCCCAGCGGCACGCTCTTGGCGAGATCTTCTTTCATCTTCGCGAGCGCATCCCCCTGCTGCCAGCCCTCGAAGATCGGAGTATCGATATGGCCAGGGCTGATCGTGTTTACGCGAATTCGGCGCTCACGGAGTTCGTTCGTCCATGTGCGCGCAAAGGAGCGGACGGCCGCCTTGGTGGCGCTGTAAACGCTGATGCTTGGAAAGCCTTTGATCGTTGCAATCGATCCGTTCAGAATGATCGACCCGCCATCTTTCAGCAAGGGAAGCGCCTTCTGCACTGTGAAAAAGAGCCCCTTCACGTTCGCGTTGAAGTGCAGATCGAAGAACTTCTCCTCTACAGTGCCGAACGGCGCAAGTTGGGCGATCCCGGCATTCGCAAAGATCACGTCAATCTTCCGGTTCTGTTTTTGGACTGCTTCGTACAGGCGGTCAAGATCGCTCAGGTTCGCAACATCTCCCTGTACTGCTGTGACATTCTTTCCGATCTCGGCAACAGCGGCATCCAGCGCGTCCTTGCGGCGGCCCGTAATAAAGACTTGATCCATGCCTTCTTGAACGAAGCGCTTTGCGGTTGCAAGCCCCATGCCAGTCGACGCGCCTGTGATCACCGCAACCTTCCCTGCAAATTTGTTAGACATATCCAAATTCCTTTCTCAGGTGAACCATGATTGATCGCCTGTCTATGGAGTAGATAACGGCGCCATTGATTCGATGCGTCGCAAGATTTGATCACGCTGATCGCGGATAGCTATCACCATGGCAGCAGCCACCGCACATTCCTCAATCTGGATTGATCGCTATTACTTATCAGATTGATATCAACTTGCTATGGATCGTATCAGTTCTTCACGAATCTAGTGCTATACCGCAGCAAAATGTGCGAAGGCACTGAGCTGAAATGCAACCTCTATCAGCAGGAGCAAGGATGACGACCTCGAAGATGCAGACAACAACCGAGCTAGATGAAGCGCGCGGCTATTACCGCAACCAGGTAATCCCACCCGAGAAGCTCAAGATAATGGATAGGGCCACCGAGGAACTGATAGCAAGCGGCACCAAAGCTGCTGCTCTCAAAGAGGGCGACCGTGTGGATGATTTCATCCTCGGAGATGCCCACGGTAAGCCAGTTCGGCTTCAAAGCCTTCTGGACGCCGGACCAGTCGTGATCTCTTTCTACCGTGGTGGCTGGTGCCCTTATTGCAACATCGAGTTGCGCGGCCTGCAACGCGTCCTGCCGGAAATCAAGGCGCTTGGAGCATCACTCGTGGCGATATCGCCGCAGCTTCCAGACAATTCACTTTCCACCGAGGAAAAGAACCATCTGGCGTTCCCGGTGTTGAGCGATGTGGGGAATGATGTTGCCCGCCGGTTCGGTATCGTCTACAGACTGCCTGACGACCTTCTGGAAACGTACACGGCATTCAATCACGGACTCGCCGATATGAACGGAGAAGAAGGCGGAACAGAACTCCCGATACCAGCCACCTATGTGCTGGACCGTACAGGCATGATCCGTCTGGCGTTCATCGAGGAAGACTACACAAAGCGGCTTGATCCGCAAGCCATCCTTGAAGCCTTGCGCGGTCTAGTTGGCTAATCGCGGCATATCTGGAGAGACAAATGACGACCAAGAAGCTAATGACCTCCCTGGTTTTGGGACCATATACATTGCGCAATCGCATTCTGATGGCGCCTTTGACGCGTACACGCGCTGGTGACCGCAATGTCCCCCGCGAGATGAACATCGAATACTACCGGCAGCGTGCAACCGCCGGTCTAATCATCAGCGAGGCGACTCCCGTTTCACCATTTGGGCATGGATACCGGGGAACACCCGGTATCCACACCAAAGAGCAGCGAGATGCGTGGAAGCGCATCACTGACGCTGTTCACGAGCAGGGCGGCCTCATCTTCCAGCAGCTCTGGCACGTCGGGCGAATCTCCCATCAGGATTTGCAACCTGGCGGAGTACTTCCCGTTTCTGCTTCAGCGATTCGACCGGAAGGCAGCGCCTTAACTCATGACGGCCTCAAGCCGCATCCCACACCGCGCGCTCTACGCTCTGACGAAATTGCTGGCGTCATTGAAGAGTTCCGGCACGGTGCTCAGCTCTCAATGGAAGCTGGGTTCGATGGCGTTGAGGTGCATGGAGCAAACGGCTATTTGCCGGACCAGTTCCTCAATAGTGGTTCTAATAACCGGACGGACGATTGGGGTGGATCCATCGAGAATCGTGCGCGTTTCCTCCTCGAGGTTACGGATGCTGTCGTCAGCGTGTGGGGAGCCGATCGCGTCGGCTTCCGGCTCTCGCCTGCGAACCGCCACGGAGATATTGACGACGCGAACCGCTGGGAGACCTATGCCTACGCAGTGCGCGAACTGAACCAACGGCATCTTGCATACATTCATCTTGTCAGCCCAAGAGTAGACGGCGCTCACGACGCAGAAACGACGATGGACCTCGGCCCGGAACGTTTTCGCCCCTTGATCACGGGGAACACGCGTCTTATTGTGGCCGGAGGATACAAACCTGCAGATGCCGAGTCCCTTGTAAATCGCGGGATCGCAGATGCTGTCGCCTTTGGAAGATTATTCATATCAAATCCTGATCTTCCAAAGCGGATCGAGTTGGACGCTCCGCTCAACGCGTACGATCGTAAGACCTTCTACGCGCAAGGCGTAGAAGGATATCTCGACTATCCGATGCTTGATACGGCTCAACCCGGGTTTTCCACAGAAATCCTGTCAAGCCCCCAAACCGCATAACCACAACAAAACAAACCACATCGCCGTGGCAGAGCAGTTTCACGCAATCCGATAAAATAGAACCAGGCAAAAACAGGAAAGCCCCGGCAAACCGGGGCTTTCGCTTCTTAAGCCCATAACCCATTTCTTTTGAAGATCTTGATGTCTAACCCCTTTGAATAGAATATTTTACACCACAAGTCCAAACCTAAAGCCAATGCAATGAATACTTTGCGCAAAATACCGGGGGAGGGGGTACCCCTCGAATCTCAATCCCCTGTCACCGGCTGCGGAGCCGCCGGTGACCGCTTCTGTCCGGCCACCTGCTTCGCCATGCGAAGCCGCAGCCGGTCGAAGAACAGGTACACCACCGGAGTCGTGAACAGCGTCAGGCACTGCGAGACGATCAGGCCGCCGACGATCGTGATTCCCAGCGGCCTCCGCAGTTCGCTTCCCGTGCCTGTTCCGAACGCCAGCGGAACGCCGCCCAGCAGCGCCGCCATCGTCGTCATCATGATCGGGCGGAAGCGCAGCAGGCAGGCCTGGTAGATCGCCTCCTGCGGAGTCTTGCCCTCCAGCCGCTCGGCCGCCAGCGCAAAGTCGATCATCATGATCGCGTTCTTCTTCACAATGCCGATCAGCAGGATGATGCCGATCATCGCGATCACGCTGAGGTCGATCTTGAACAGCAGCAGCGCCACAATCGCGCCGACACCGGCCGACGGAAGCGTAGACAAAATCGTCAGCGGATGGATGAAGCTCTCGTATAGCATGCCCAGCACGATGTAGACCGTAACGAGCGCCAGCAGAATCAGCATCGGCTCGCTCGAGAGCGACGACTGAAACGCCTGCGCTGTGCCCGCGAAGCCACCATGAATCGTCGAAGGCATGCCGATGTTAACCCGCGCGTTCTCAATAGCCTCCGTCGCCTGGCTCAACGAGGCGCCCGGCGTCAGGTTGAAGCTCAGCGTCGCCGCCGGCGACTGCGCCTGGTGGTTCACCGTCAGCGGAATCCGCTGCTGCTCGAAGTGAGTGACCGCCGACAGCGGAACCATCGCGCCCGTCGTGCTCTTGATGTAGATGTTCTTCAGCGAGTCCGGATCACGCTGGTACTGCGGCGCCACCTCCATCACCACGTGGTACTGGTTCAGCGGCCTGTACGTCGTCGAGACCTGCCTCTGTCCAAACGCGTCCGACAACGTCGCGTCGATCGACAGCGGCGACACGCCCAGACGGCTCGCCGTATCGCGGTCGATCACCAGTTGCGCCCGCAACCCCTGGTCCTGCTGGTCGGTCGCGATGTCCTTCAGCTCGGGCAGCTTCTCCATCGCCGCCATCAGCTTCGGCGCCCACACGTCGAGGTCTGTCAGGT encodes:
- a CDS encoding M50 family metallopeptidase; this encodes MNVLFGCMMFYFAGRAFWQGTVLQLTLGVAGLVVFSPRNLTARLAQKTPVLPPIPGDGTNALLDKMIWIFGLAGYLAAAKWWVRWAHSEGLARSYRPGSYLELLLALLVVTLVHELGHTIVGKALGMKLRGFVVGPFDWHIREGKWEFRFLPAKIFALDGATGVVPTTLEHFRSHQLCMIAAGPAASLIGGLLALGAALTAPGNSWEPAWHFLARIATLSLLASILNLIPFRAKNSYSDGAQIYQLLSKGPWGDYHRALSIVASTLVTPLRPRDYDIEAIQRAAACIAQGQRGLLLRLHASSYYLDRGQITEATQSLAEAEAIYRDSAQNISAELHTAFVFRTAFLRRDAAAARLWWQRMEAKNPTRFNVDYWLARSALCWVEHHLDEAQEAWHKAFALAQQLPKAGAYEYDRYRATLLWRALDQSLSARLTQDQPTTTR
- a CDS encoding flavin monoamine oxidase family protein, encoding MSFTRRTFIQRMAQIGGYSAAFATMQALGLIPPVGASPLPQLPADFGKGKKVVILGAGIAGLVSAYELRRAGFECTILEARNRPGGRSWSVRNGTKVEFTDGTVQTCDWQSGGYFNPGPARIPSIHTHLLGYCQELGVPLEVEVNTSRSALMQADVLNGGTAVQQRQVVYDTRGYLAELLAKAINKHTLDDELSKEDLARLLDFVRDFGDLNNNDRYIGTTRAGFTTPPGAGPAQTVLHKPLKFTELLAANFSFGEFYEEQIDWQATMFQPIGGMDRIPYAFARALPAEIILYDSPVAEITTGDNNVVIAYTRSGAPQTLTADFCICTMPISVLAQTKNNFSPETQKAFTGMPLIALYKIAWESPRFWEKENNIYGGISFLHDTVDLVWYPTDKLFSPAGVLVAGFGSEREDTAGTARGGTFTSKPTHFGALSTEAKLEASRAAVEKLHPGRSHLLTKPIYVSWSKIPYSLGCFANIYLDSSGPAYAQLDKPQGRTYFAGDYLSHLVGWQEGAILSAHHAIERIARQIQT
- a CDS encoding DUF3179 domain-containing protein; this encodes MAQVLEEQRVGTRTWLWLALGLGCALVSAACVWIPMHVIRPFRPQDPTALTVALWFHDAGPWISGLCVAWLVAVTIWSWKRVAGGLRRLWFRIAMISLCMIAIAGACLTHVNIFEKMFHPYDAPAFGSADTVPVAPDDRVLAVRLGEHARAYPILTMGYHHIVNDTVGGVPITVTYCTLCHTGLVWDPVVDGKRLHFRLAGINNGNALMRDEETHSVWQQSTGEAIFGPLKGRHLNLIHSSELTFALWRKEQPQGDVLKPDAPYVPEYEKKGWESYVEKTPAMVDTKKSGIGPHQLMLGVTVAGKNKAYPIDSILAAKLIQDQVADSPVVVVVGSDGASIRVFEAAELTFARGEGDRVMQDAETGSGWNFQGCAVDGKLAGRCLKEIDANKDYWFDWMNHHPETAVFRG
- a CDS encoding SDR family oxidoreductase, which translates into the protein MSNKFAGKVAVITGASTGMGLATAKRFVQEGMDQVFITGRRKDALDAAVAEIGKNVTAVQGDVANLSDLDRLYEAVQKQNRKIDVIFANAGIAQLAPFGTVEEKFFDLHFNANVKGLFFTVQKALPLLKDGGSIILNGSIATIKGFPSISVYSATKAAVRSFARTWTNELRERRIRVNTISPGHIDTPIFEGWQQGDALAKMKEDLAKSVPLGRMGDPDEIAKAVSFLASDEASYVSGIELFVDGGVAQI
- a CDS encoding peroxiredoxin-like family protein, whose product is MTTSKMQTTTELDEARGYYRNQVIPPEKLKIMDRATEELIASGTKAAALKEGDRVDDFILGDAHGKPVRLQSLLDAGPVVISFYRGGWCPYCNIELRGLQRVLPEIKALGASLVAISPQLPDNSLSTEEKNHLAFPVLSDVGNDVARRFGIVYRLPDDLLETYTAFNHGLADMNGEEGGTELPIPATYVLDRTGMIRLAFIEEDYTKRLDPQAILEALRGLVG
- a CDS encoding alkene reductase, with protein sequence MTTKKLMTSLVLGPYTLRNRILMAPLTRTRAGDRNVPREMNIEYYRQRATAGLIISEATPVSPFGHGYRGTPGIHTKEQRDAWKRITDAVHEQGGLIFQQLWHVGRISHQDLQPGGVLPVSASAIRPEGSALTHDGLKPHPTPRALRSDEIAGVIEEFRHGAQLSMEAGFDGVEVHGANGYLPDQFLNSGSNNRTDDWGGSIENRARFLLEVTDAVVSVWGADRVGFRLSPANRHGDIDDANRWETYAYAVRELNQRHLAYIHLVSPRVDGAHDAETTMDLGPERFRPLITGNTRLIVAGGYKPADAESLVNRGIADAVAFGRLFISNPDLPKRIELDAPLNAYDRKTFYAQGVEGYLDYPMLDTAQPGFSTEILSSPQTA